A segment of the Panicum hallii strain FIL2 chromosome 1, PHallii_v3.1, whole genome shotgun sequence genome:
GCAGCCAAGAAGGTGCGAGTCGGCACTACGCTCTCCcacaaataggaaagcacgctTGCTGACTTCGCTGCGCCAATAAGGATATCTTCGAGTGGAAACCCTCGGATATGTCGGGCGTACCGAGGGAAGTCACTGAGCATGCCCTGAAGATCAAGCCAGACTCCAGACCGATCAAGCAACGCCTACGCCGCTTCGACAAGGAGAAGCACAGGGCCATCAGTGAGGAGATCGCAAGACTTTTAGCAGCCAGATTCATGATGGAAGTGTATCACCCTGAGTGGTTGGCCAATCCCGTTCTTGTACGGACAAAGAGGGGGAAATGGAGAATATGTGTTGACTACATGAATCTCAACAAGGCGTGCCCAAAGGATCTATTTCCTTTGACTTGCATAGACCAGGTAGTTGACTCGACTCTCAAGCTGCAAAACCCTCCGCTTCATCAACACATACTCTaggtaccaccagatcgcgaTGAAGGAGTTCAACCAGCTCGTGACTTCCTCCATCACCCCCTTCGGATCATATTGCTATGTCACCATGCCATTCGATCTGAAGAACGTAGGGGCCACCTATCAATGGTGCATGCTCCGATGTTTCAGGGACCTCATTGGGCAAATCATCGAGGCTTATGTCGACGACATCGTAGTCAAATCCAAACAGGTCGAGCAACTGGTGGCTGACCTAGAGCAAACCTGCGCTAGACTCCAGGCGAGCAACGTTAGGCTCAACCCCGAGAAATGTGTTTTCGGGGTTCCGAGGGTCATTTTGCCTGGTTTCATCATTTCTGAGCACGACATCGAATCCGACTCGAAAAAGATTGCAGCCATCACCAAAATAGGCTCGATCCAAAACCTCATGGGGGTTCAGAGCGTCACAGGATGCCTCGCAGCCCTCAGCCGGTTCATCTCACGCCTCGGCGAACAAGGCCTCCCTCTCTATCGGCTTCTGAGGAAGACCGATCACTTCCCGTGGACCCCCGAGGCTCAAGAGGCACTTGACAAGCTCAAAGCGCTCTTGTCGAAAGCCCTGATCTTGGTCCCGCCGTCCGATGGAGAGCCGCTCGTGCTCTATATCACGGCAACGACTCAGTTGGTCAGCACGGCACTTTTCATTGAACGGGAAGAAGAGGGGCATGCTCTCAAGGTGGAATGTCCCATGTACTTCGTAAGTGAAATCCTAGCTGATGCCAAGACTCGCTACCCCCAGATCCAGAAATTCCCGTATGCTTTAATGATCGCCAAACAGAAACTGCGCCACTACTTTGAGTCGCACCCCGTGACTGTGGTGACGTCTTTCCCCCTGGCGAGGTTGTGCGCAACCCGGACGCCACCGGGAGGATAGCGAAATGGGCCCTCGAGCTCATGGGACAGGGGATCTCATATGCCCCTCGGACAGCCATCAAGTCTCAGGTGCTTGCCGATTTTATCGCAGAATGGACTGAGACCCAGTTGCCCTCGGGAGCCATCGATGAGGAGTACTGGACAATGCATTTTGATGGATCGATGATGAAGCGAGGAGCCGTCCTAGGCCTGGTTTTCATCTCCCCTCTTGGCGTGTGCACGAGGTACGTGATTCGCATTCATTTTCCTACCTCAAATAACGTGGCCGAATACGAGGCACTCCTCAACGGCCTGCGCATCGCCATCGAGCTGGGCATCCGACGACTTGAGGTTCGAGGCAACTCTCAGCTCATAGTCAACCAAGTCATGAAGGAGTCGAGCTGCCTCAGCCCCAAGATGGCTGCGTACTACCAGGAGGTCAGGCAATTGGAGGATAAGTTTGATGGACTCAAGCTCAACCACATCCCGCAACAACTCAATGAGGCAGCCGACACGCTGGCAAAAATGGCATCTAGCAGCCAGCCCATCCCGCGTGGCATTTTTGCCAGTGACCAGTACAAACCCTCGGTCCGCTACGAGGAGCCAGAGCAGTCCGAGCGTGAGCCACCCGCCTCGGGCTCGAGGGCTGATCAACCACCGACCCCGCCCGACCCCGAAGTCATGGAGCTTGACAAGGAGCTAGCGCTGGAGCCCGACACTCCGGCCGACTAGAGGCAGCCTTACCTCGATTACCTCCTCCTCGAGGAGCTCCCTACCGACTGAACAGAGGCTCAATGGCTCACGCACCACGCTAAGTCATTTGTCGTGATCGAAGAGGAGCTTTACAAGCGAAGCCACACCAGGATCCTACAACGTTGCATTCCGATCGAGCTAGGCAACCAGCTGCTGAAGGACATCCATGGCGGGGTCTGCCAGCACCACGCTGCTCTGAGAACCCTGGTTGGCAACGCTTTCTGCTAGGGGTTCTACTGGCCAACggtggtcgccgatgccgagcGGATCATGCGCGCCTGCGAAGGGTGCCAATACTACGCTCGGTGAACTCACATGGCCGTTCGCGGTCTGGGGACTTGGTCTTGTCGATCCCCTTCGGAAAGCGCCTAGGGACTACATGCACCTGTTTGTCACCATTGACAAGTTAACGAAGTGGATCGAGGCTCAACCGATCACGACGATCAAGTCTGAGCAGGCCGTGGAATTTTTCCTCGACATCATCCACCACTTTGGAGTAccgaactccatcatcacggaaaATGGAATGCAGTTTATGGGAAAGGAATTCTTCAAGTTCTGCGATGACAACCACATCCGAGTCAATTGGGCTGCCGTGGTGCACCCCTACACGAACGGGCAGGTCGAACGCGCGAACAACATGGTTTTACAGGGGCTCAAGCCTAGAATCTTCAATCGCCTGAAGAAGTTCACCGGGTGGTGGGATGCTGAGCTCCCTGCGGTCCTCTAGAGTCTCGGGATGTCCCCTAGTCAGACAACTGGTTTCACCCCTTTCTTCATGGTTTACGGTTCCAAGGCGGTGCTCCTGACCGACTTGGACTATGGAGCGCCCAGAGTTAGGGCGTAAAACAAACTAGAAGCATGGGCATCTCTCGAGGATGTGATAGACCAGCTCGACGAGGCACGTGATGTTGCGCTACTTCAATTGGCCAAGTACCAGCAGACACTGTGATAGTACCATGGCTGCCGAGTGCAGGGTTGGGCATTCAACGTCGATGACAGGGTGCTACGTCTCGGCGAGAGCAACAAGGACTGTCACAAGCTCTCCCCTTTCTGGGAGGGGCCTTTCATCATCGCTGAGGTCCTCCAGCCAAGCACCTACAAGCTACAAACCCCCAAGGGTGAAGTATTCGCCAACGCTTGGAACATTGAACACCTACATCGCTTTTACCCTTCATATTCTCCAAGATTTGTAAATTTTCACGATGTAGGATTGATTTGTGCTATGGAGAACTTTTCTTTTTCACTCTATCACTTTTTAGTGACGCTCGAGCCCAGCCACGGTAGGAGGTCGGGCCTCACTCGGGAGCTACCAGGGCCATACCCGCTCAAAATCCCTTACACCCAACCTGTACCTATGATTGAGGCAAAAAAGAAAATGCAGGTGGCGAAGGAGCGTGCTTTAAGTAAAGCTGGTCGGACTGCGGGAAACCCATGCCCCAGCGGCTACGGTGCCTCCGCTCACTAGCATGATCAAAGTCGTCTCATTCGCACCTCTTTTCCCATCTCCCCGATGTTAGGAACAGTCGGACATCTTTAAAACTTCCTCGCCAAAGGTCCTCCCAGCCAAAATTCATAAGCTTAAAAAGACTATTTTCATAACTTCAGGCATTAAGGCCCAGTTTACAGCTAGAGTTAAACTAACTACCTAACTACTTAAGCATGATATCTTCTTCCGTACTTGCAGCCAGGACCTGCGCAAGGGAGGCCACCTCTTCCTCGATCTAGTCCCGCTCGATGTCGGCGCAGCCGGGCGTGAAGCCTTGGCTCATTGCCTGCAGGTCGATGTTCTCGTAATGAGAACGCGTGATCGCGAATGACCGCTGCACGCCGAGGTGCAGCGCCCGCTTTGCCATCCCGCACGCCCGATCCAGGATATTGACCACCTGGACCGCTAGCATACTCGTCCCCGGCTCCAAAGTCATCTCGAAGTCATTCAAAACCAACCCGATGGCGGTCCGCAGAGTGTCGTGCTCACTGGACTACTTAAGCAGCATGGCGTTCGCCTCGCTCAACTCCTTCTCCAGGCGTCGGcgcaccaccacctcctcgccAAGCTTTTCAAGCACTGCTCAAACACACGCCAGCGACATCAAAAGGCCTGCCAGGAACTTTGAAAGGATGGTTAAGGCAAGCAAAGTCTTACCATTCACTTGGTCCTGGAGCTTGCTCGTTTCGCCATTCAGGTGTGCTATCTCTGCCTGCCTACCAGCAACTTCCACAACAAGATCGCCGGCTGTTGCCTCAGCTTGAAGCTTTTGCTTCTTTTCCTTGGCGCACTCTTGCTGAAGAAGCTCCACTTGCTACTGGGTGCCTGCCAAGGAAGAAAAGGAAGGTTAATTAAACACGCCGCGACCAACAAACTGTCTATCCGAGGGGAATAAGAGAAGGATCTTACTTGCAAGATTCCCTTAAGCGGCCCGCACGTGTTCCTCCCGCTCCTCAG
Coding sequences within it:
- the LOC112895817 gene encoding uncharacterized protein K02A2.6-like; the protein is MPSGSCAPAKGANTTLGELTWPFAVWGLGLVDPLRKAPRDYMHLFVTIDKLTKWIEAQPITTIKSEQAVEFFLDIIHHFGVPNSIITENGMQFMGKEFFKFCDDNHIRVNWAAVVHPYTNGQVERANNMVLQGLKPRIFNRLKKFTGWWDAELPAVL